Proteins co-encoded in one Lasioglossum baleicum chromosome 3, iyLasBale1, whole genome shotgun sequence genomic window:
- the Chc gene encoding clathrin heavy chain has translation MTQLLPIRFQEHLQLTAVGINANNVSFNTLTMESDKFICVREKVGDTAQVVIIDMNDSANPIRRPISADSAIMNPASKVIALKAMKTLQIFNIEMKSKMKAHTMTEDVVFWKWISLNTLALVTETAVYHWSMEGESTPNKMFDRHSSLNGCQIINYRTDPKQTWLLLIGISAQHNRVVGAMQLYSVERKCSQPIEGHAASFAQFKLEGNGEPSNLFCFAVRTLQGAKLHIIEVGQPPSGNHLFPKKAVDVFFPPEAGNDFPVAMQVSSKYDVIYLITKYGYIHMYDIESATCIFMNRISGDTIFVTAPHEASGGIIGVNRKGQVLSVSVDVENIIPYINGVLQNPELALRMAVRNNLSGAEELFVRKFNMLFQNGQYAEAAKVAANAPKGILRTPTTIQRFQQVPTTQGQTSPLLQYFGILLDQGQLNKYESLELCRPVLVQGRKQLLEKWLKEDKLECSEELGDLVKQADPTLALSVYLRANVPNKVIQCFAETGQFQKIVLYAKKVSYTPDYIFLLRNVMRLNPDQGVAFAQMLVQDEEPLADINQIVDIFMEQNMVQQCTAFLLDALKNNRPTEGALQTRLLEMNLMSAPQVADAILGNQMFTHYDRAHIAQLCEKAGLLQRALEHYTDLYDIKRAVVHTHLLSPDWLVGFFGTLSVEDSLECLKAMLTANIRQNLQICIQIATKYHEQLTTKALIDLFESFKSYEGLFYFLGSIVNFSQDHEVHFKYIQAACKTGQIKEVERICRESNCYNPERVKNFLKEAKLSDQLPLIIVCDRFDFVHDLVLYLYRNNLQKYIEIYVQKVNPSRLPVVVGGLLDVDCSEDIIKNLILVVRGQFSTDELVEEVEKRNRLKLLLPWLESRVHEGCVEPATHNALAKIYIDSNNNPERFLKENQFYDSRVVGKYCEKRDPHLACIAYERGQCDRELISVCNENSLFKSEARYLVRRRDPDLWAEVLLESNPYKRQLIDQVVQTALSETQDPEDISVTVKAFMTADLPNELIELLEKIVLDSSVFSDHRNLQNLLILTAIKADRTRVMEYINRLDNYDAPDIANIAINNELYEEAFAIFKKFDVNTSAIQVLIEQVNNLDRAYEFAERCNEPPVWSQLARAQLQQGLVKEAIDSFIKADDPSAYVDVVETAHRTSHWEDLVRYLQMARKKARESFIESELIYAYARTNRLADLEEFISGPNHADIQKIGDRCFDDKMYDAAKLLYNNVSNFARLAITLVHLKEFQGAVDSARKANSTRTWKEVCFACVDSGEFRLAQMCGLHIVVHADELEDLINYYQDRGHFEELINLLEAALGLERAHMGMFTELAILYSKYKPQRMREHLELFWSRVNIPKVLRAAEQAHLWAELVFLYDKYEEYDNAVLAMMQHPTEAWREGHFKDVITKVANVELYYKAIQFYVEYKPLLLNDILLVLAPRMDHTRGVAYFKRTGHLQLVKPYLRSVQTLNNKAINEALNSLLIDEEDYQGLRTSIDAFDNFDNIALAQQLEKHELIEFRRIAAYLYKGNNRWKQSVELCKKDRLFRDAMEYAAESRNAEVAEELLEWFLERGSKDCFAACLFHCYDLLHPDVILELAWRNRILHFAMPYLIQVAREYITKVDKLVEAESRRIEETDHQEHKPMIMPEPQLMLTAGPGMMAPGYAPQGVYGAPPQNVYAPAAAAPAAAYQGYGM, from the exons atgacGCAGTTATTACCCATAAGGTTTCAAGAACATCTTCAG CTCACTGCTGTGGGAATTAATGCTAACAATGTTAGTTTTAATACGCTCACTATGGAATCTGATAAGTTCATTTGCGTTAGAGAGAAAGTTGGTGACACCGCACAGGTAGTCATCATCGATATGAACGATTCTGCTAATCCGATCAGGAGACCCATTTCTGCAGATTCTGCAATTATGAATCCTGCGAGTAAAGTTATAGCTTTAAAAG CAATGAAAACTCTTCAGATATTTAACATAGAAATGAAGTCAAAAATGAAAGCTCATACAATGACAGAAGACGTAGTCTTCTGGAAATGGATATCGTTGAACACATTAGCATTGGTAACAGAGACCGCGGTTTATCACTGGTCTATGGAAGGAGAGTCAACTCCGAATAAAATGTTTGATCGACATTCTTCGTTAAACGGTTGTCAAATAATAAACTATAGAACCGATCCGAAGCAAACATGGCTATTATTAATTGGCATTTCTGCTCAGCATAACAGAGTGGTTGGTGCTATGCAGCTTTATTCTGTTGAAAGAAAGTGTTCTCAGCCGATCGAAGGACACGCCGCTTCTTTTGCCCAATTTAAACTAGAAGGAAACGGGGAACCtagtaatttattttgtttcgCTGTTAGAACGCTGCAAGGAGCAAAACTCCACATCATCGAAGTAGGTCAACCTCCTTCCGGTAATCATCTGTTCCCAAAGAAAGCGGTAGATGTTTTTTTCCCTCCGGAAGCTGGAAATGATTTTCCAGTTGCGATGCAAGTCAGTTCAAAATACGACGTTATATACTTAATAACAAAATATggctatatacatatgtacgatATTGAATCTGCAACATGTATATTTATGAATCGTATATCCGGAGACACTATTTTTGTCACTGCTCCGCACGAAGCATCCGGCGGTATAATAGGAGTAAATCGAAAAGGTCAAGTACTATCTGTCTCCGTCGACGTAGAAAATATAATTCCGTACATAAACGGAGTACTACAAAATCCTGAACTTGCATTGCGAATGGCTGTCAGAAACAACTTGTCGGGTGCCGAAGAATTGTTTGTGAGAAAGTTCAACATGCTTTTTCAAAATGGCCAGTACGCGGAAGCAGCGAAAGTTGCGGCGAATGCTCCCAAAGGAATATTACGGACACCGACAACGATTCAACGATTCCAACAG GTACCAACTACGCAAGGACAAACATCACCTTTGTTGCAATACTTTGGAATACTTTTAGATCAAGGGCAATTAAACAAATACGAATCATTGGAATTATGTCGTCCTGTGCTGGTACAAGGACGGAAACAACTTCTCGAAAAATGGTTGAAAGAAGATAAACTGGAGTGTAGCGAGGAATTGGGAGACTTGGTGAAACAAGCTGATCCAACCTTGGCTCTTAGCGTTTATTTGAGAGCTAACGTTCCCAATAAAGTTATACAATGTTTCGCAGAAACTGGTcagtttcaaaaaattgtattgtacgcCAAAAAAGTTTCGTACACTCCtgattatatatttttgttaagaAATGTCATGAGACTTAATCCCGATCAGGGTGTAGCATTTGCCCAAATGTTAGTTCAAGATGAAGAACCTTTAGCAGATATCAATCAA attgtGGACATATTTATGGAACAAAACATGGTACAACAATGCACAGCATTTTTGTTAGATGCTCTGAAGAATAATCGGCCAACCGAAGGAGCTTTGCAAACGCGCCTTCTAGAAATGAATTTGATGTCCGCTCCTCAAGTTGCCGACGCAATTTTGGGAAATCAAATGTTCACTCACTACGACAGAGCTCACATCGCGCAATTATGCGAAAAAGCTGGATTGTTACAGCGTGCTTTGGAACATTACACCGATTTATACGACATTAAAAGAGCTGTCGTTCATACGCATTTACTGTCTCCTGATTGGCTCGTTGGATTTTTTGGAACACTGTCCGTCGAAGATTCTTTGGAATGTCTGAAGGCAATGCTGACTGCTAATATACGACAaaatttacaaatttgtattcagATTGCAACAAAGTATCACGAGCAATTAACAACAAAAGCTTTGATAG ATCTATTCGAGAGCTTTAAGTCGTACGAGGGGCTCTTCTACTTTTTGGGATCTATCGTGAATTTCAGTCAGGATCATGAAGTGCACTTCAAGTATATTCAAGCAGCCTGTAAAACTGGACAAATTAAGGAAGTTGAGCGAATTTGTAGAGAGAGCAACTGCTATAATCCGGAACGCGTTAAAAACTTTCTCAAAGAAGCAAAGTTATCCGATCAGCTGCCTTTAATAATTGTTTGCGATCGATTTGATTTTGTACATGATCTTGTACTCTATCTTTACCGAAATAATTTGCAAAAGTACATTGAAATTTATGTCCAGAAA GTAAATCCATCGCGTCTACCGGTTGTAGTGGGTGGTTTGCTGGATGTTGATTGCTCCGAGGATATCATAAAGAATTTAATTCTGGTGGTGCGGGGGCAATTTTCAACCGACGAACTGGTAGAAGAAGTTGAGAAGAGAAATCGCTTGAAACTTCTGTTACCATGGTTGGAGTCCCGTGTTCACGAAGGTTGCGTGGAGCctgcaacgcataacgcgttgGCAAAAATATACATCGACAGTAACAACAATCCCGAAAGATTCCTCAA GGAGAATCAATTTTATGACAGTAGAGTGGTAGGAAAGTACTGTGAAAAACGTGATCCACATTTAGCATGCATCGCATACGAACGTGGTCAGTGCGATCGAGAATTAATAAGCGTGTGCAACGAGAACAGTCTATTCAAAAGCGAAGCAAGATACTTGGTGAGGCGTAGGGATCCTGATTTGTGGGCAGAAGTCCTTCTTGAAAGTAACCCGTACAAAAGGCAACTAATCGATCAG GTTGTACAAACAGCTTTGTCAGAAACTCAAGATCCTGAGGATATATCGGTCACCGTGAAAGCATTCATGACTGCTGATTTACCGAACGAACTCATCGAGCTTCTCGAGAAAATTGTACTCGACAGCAGCGTGTTCAGTGATCATCGCAATTTACAAAATCTTCTAATCCTAACGGCTATAAAAGCTGATCGTACACGAGTTATGGAATATATTAACCGATTGGATAATTACGATGCTCCCGACATTGCTAATATCGCTATCAACAACGAGCTCTACGAAGAAGCTTTCGCAATCTTCAAGAAATTCGACGTGAATACATCGGCTATACAAGTTTTAATCGAACAAGTGAATAATCTAGACAGAGCTTATGAATTTGCGGAAAG ATGTAACGAGCCGCCAGTATGGTCTCAATTAGCCAGAGCACAATTACAACAAGGACTAGTTAAAGAAGCCATCGACAGTTTCATCAAAGCGGATGATCCATCGGCATACGTAGATGTTGTAGAAACTGCTCATCGGACTTCTCATTGGGAAGATTTAGTGCGTTATCTGCAAATGGCTCGCAAGAAGGCACGCGAATCTTTCATTGAAAGCGAATTGATATATGCGTACGCGAGAACCAACAGGCTTGCGGATCTTGAAGAATTTATCTCTGGGCCTAATCATGCTGATATACAAAAG ATTGGCGATAGATGCTTCGACGACAAAATGTATGACGCTGCTAAACTTCTGTACAATAATGTGTCGAACTTTGCGCGACTAGCTATCACGCTTGTTCACTTGAAAGAATTTCAAGGTGCTGTCGACAGTGCTCGCAAAGCCAATTCAACTCGTACTTGGAAAGAAGTTTGTTTCGCTTGCGTTGACAGCGGCGAGTTCAGATTAGCACAAATGTGTGGATTGCACATAGTTGTGCATGCCGATGAACTTGAAGATTTGATCAATTATTATCAAGATCGAGGACATTTCGAGGAACTAATCAATCTCCTAGAAGCTGCGTTAGGACTTGAAAGAGCGCATATGGGAATGTTTACCGAATTAGCTATACTTTACAGCAAGTATAAGCCTCAACGTATGAGAGAACATCTGGAACTGTTTTGGTCGCGCGTCAATATACCAAAA GTACTTCGTGCGGCAGAACAGGCACATTTATGGGCAGAACTTGTATTTTTGTATGATAAATATGAGGAGTACGATAACGCAGTACTCGCTATGATGCAACATCCTACCGAAGCATGGCGAGAAGGTCACTTCAAAGATGTGATCACTAAAGTGGCAAATGTAGAATTATATTACAAAGCTATACAATTTTACGTTGAATATAAACCTCTACTTTTGAACGACATACTACTTGTACTTGCTCCCCGCATGGATCACACAAGAGGAGTTGCATACTTCAAAAGAACAGGACATTTGCAACTTGTAAAACCATATTTAAGATCGGTTCAGACTTTAAATAATAAAGCGATCAACGAAGCATTGAACAGTTTACTTATCGACGAAGAAGACTATCAAGGTCTCAGAACATCGATCGACGCATTCGATAACTTTGATAATATCGCGCTTGCACAGCAATTAGAAAAGCATGAGTTAATTGAATTTAGAAGAATTGCTGCGTATTTATATAAAGGAAACAATAGATGGAAACAATCggtggagctgtgcaagaaagATCGATTATTTAG AGATGCCATGGAATACGCGGCAGAATCACGAAATGCGGAAGTCGCAGAAGAATTACTAGAGTGGTTCTTGGAAAGAGGATCGAAAGATTGTTTTGCAGCATGCCTATTTCATTGTTACGATTTACTACATCCAGATGTTATTTTAGAACTTGCATGGAGAAATCGCATTTTACACTTCGCCATGCCGTATCTTATTCAGGTTGCACGAGAATATATAACTAAG gtTGATAAACTGGTAGAAGCTGAAAGCCGGCGTATAGAAGAAACCGACCATCAAGAACATAAGCCTATGATTATGC CGGAACCTCAGCTGATGCTGACAGCAGGACCAGGTATGATGGCACCTGGTTACGCACCGCAAGGCGTATACGGCGCACCTCCACAGAATGTTTATGCAcctgctgctgctgctcccGCCGCAGCGTACCAAGGGTATGGTATGTGA
- the Rplp2 gene encoding ribosomal protein LP2, which translates to MRYVAAYLLATLGGKASPNQNDIEKILSSVGIESDAEKLKKVISELNGKNIDDIIAQGREKLASMPVGGAAAASAAVPAAGAAAAPAEEKKEEKKPAKEESESDDDDMGFGLFD; encoded by the exons ATGCGTTACGTGGCCGCTTATCTTTTGGCTACCCTAGGAGGGAAAGCTTCTCCCAATCAAAATgacattgaaaaaattttatcatCCGTCGGAATTGAATCCGACGCTGAGAAACTGAAGAAAGTGATATCCGAGTTAAATGGAAAAAACATTGATGACATAATTGCACAAG GACGCGAGAAATTGGCATCCATGCCGGTTGGTGGTGCTGCGGCTGCTAGCGCTGCTGTGCCTGCTGCCGGAGCTGCAGCTGCACCTGCGGAAGAAAAGAAag AGGAAAAGAAGCCGGCGAAGGAGGAGTCCGagtctgacgacgacgacatgGGCTTTGGTCTTTTCGATTAA
- the Egh gene encoding beta-1,4-mannosyltransferase egh isoform X1, translating into MLTQDFRIMLNGISKHILHCFLLFIVILTFELISGGVCWDSDKYVDLDPWVQYGFIGAFTLYLLRTLTFLSLPQVLFNFVGLTIYNAFPDKVILKGSPLLAPFICIRVVTRGDYPLLVQKNVKRNLNKCIESGLENFQIEVVSDKPIGLCPHRRIREVVVPPNYRTSSGALFKARALQYCLENSVNELVDNDWIVHLDEETLLTENSIFGILNFILDGKHQFGQGLITYANEDVVNWITTLADSFRVADDMGKLRLQFTMFNKPYFSMKGSYVVTQMVAERNVSFNNGLDGSVAEDCFFAMKAFTQGYTFNFVEGEMWEKSPFTLWDFVQQRKRWLQGILLVVHSKAIPFSKKVLLGISCYSWVTLPLTTSNVILAGIYPITCPAIVNFLCAFIAAVNIYMYIFGVVKSFSLHRFGIIRFVLCICGALSTIPFNLVIENIAVIWGLFGKKHKFYVVNKQL; encoded by the exons ATGTTGACACAGGATTTTA gaATAATGTTGAATGGTATATCCAAGCATATTTTACACTGTTTTCTATTATTCATTGTTATACTTACGTTTGAATTGATTTCTGGCGGAGTTTGCTGGGACAGTGATAAATACGTAGATTTAGATCCATGGGTTCAATATGGATTTATTGGTGCATTTACATTATATCTGCTGCGAACACTTACGTTTCTTTCATTACCACAAGTATTATTTAATTTCGTTGGATTGACAATTTATAACGCATTCCCAGATAAAGTAATCTTAAAGGGTTCACCGTTACTTGCGCCATTCATTTGCATTAGAGTAGTAACACGGGGAGATTATCCTCTATTAGTGCAAAAAAATGTAAAGAGAAATTTAAACAAATGTATAGAATCTGgtttagaaaattttcaaatcgaAGTAGTCAGCGATAAACCGATCGGATTGTGCCCTCATCGAAGAATTAGAGAAGTGGTCGTTCCGCCAAATTATCGCACGAGTAGCGGCGCTTTATTCAAAGCACGTGCTTTGCAATATTGCTTAGAAAATTCAGtaaacgaattagtagataaCGATTGGATTGTGCATCTTGACGAAGAAACTCTGTTGACCGAGAATTCTATTTttggaatattaaattttatattggaTGGAAAACATCAGTTCGGACAAGGATTAATTACATACGCGAACGAAGATGTTGTCAATTGGATTACTACGTTAGCCGACAGCTTTCGAGTAGCGGACGACATGGGAAAATTAAGGCTACAATTCACAATGTTTAATAAGCCATACTTCAGTATGAAAGGTTCTTATGTTGTTACTCAG ATGGTGGCGGAAAGGAATGTTTCTTTTAACAATGGATTGGACGGATCCGTCGCGGAGGACTGCTTTTTTGCGATGAAAGCATTTACCCAAGGTTACACGTTTAATTTCGTGGAAGGTGAAATGTGGGAAAAATCGCCGTTCACGTTATGGGACTTTGTACAACAAAGAAAACGGTGGCTACAAGGTATATTGCTCGTTGTACATTCCAAAGCTATTCCATTCAGTAAAAAAGTACTGCTAGGCATATCTTGTTACTCGTGGGTAACATTGCCTTTGACTACTTCGAACGTGATATTAGCTGGAATTTATCCCATTACTTGTCCGGCAATTGTAAATTTTCTATGTGCCTTTATCGCAGCGgtgaatatttatatgtatatttttggtGTAGTTAAGTCATTTTCTTTGCATCGATTTGGTATTATTCGATTTGTATTATGCATATGCGGAGCATTATCAACTATTCCTTTCAATTTAGTCATTGAGAATATTGCTGTCATATGGGGTTTATTTGGGAAGAAACACAAATTTTATGTTGTTAACAAACAATTATAA
- the Egh gene encoding beta-1,4-mannosyltransferase egh isoform X2, which translates to MLNGISKHILHCFLLFIVILTFELISGGVCWDSDKYVDLDPWVQYGFIGAFTLYLLRTLTFLSLPQVLFNFVGLTIYNAFPDKVILKGSPLLAPFICIRVVTRGDYPLLVQKNVKRNLNKCIESGLENFQIEVVSDKPIGLCPHRRIREVVVPPNYRTSSGALFKARALQYCLENSVNELVDNDWIVHLDEETLLTENSIFGILNFILDGKHQFGQGLITYANEDVVNWITTLADSFRVADDMGKLRLQFTMFNKPYFSMKGSYVVTQMVAERNVSFNNGLDGSVAEDCFFAMKAFTQGYTFNFVEGEMWEKSPFTLWDFVQQRKRWLQGILLVVHSKAIPFSKKVLLGISCYSWVTLPLTTSNVILAGIYPITCPAIVNFLCAFIAAVNIYMYIFGVVKSFSLHRFGIIRFVLCICGALSTIPFNLVIENIAVIWGLFGKKHKFYVVNKQL; encoded by the exons ATGTTGAATGGTATATCCAAGCATATTTTACACTGTTTTCTATTATTCATTGTTATACTTACGTTTGAATTGATTTCTGGCGGAGTTTGCTGGGACAGTGATAAATACGTAGATTTAGATCCATGGGTTCAATATGGATTTATTGGTGCATTTACATTATATCTGCTGCGAACACTTACGTTTCTTTCATTACCACAAGTATTATTTAATTTCGTTGGATTGACAATTTATAACGCATTCCCAGATAAAGTAATCTTAAAGGGTTCACCGTTACTTGCGCCATTCATTTGCATTAGAGTAGTAACACGGGGAGATTATCCTCTATTAGTGCAAAAAAATGTAAAGAGAAATTTAAACAAATGTATAGAATCTGgtttagaaaattttcaaatcgaAGTAGTCAGCGATAAACCGATCGGATTGTGCCCTCATCGAAGAATTAGAGAAGTGGTCGTTCCGCCAAATTATCGCACGAGTAGCGGCGCTTTATTCAAAGCACGTGCTTTGCAATATTGCTTAGAAAATTCAGtaaacgaattagtagataaCGATTGGATTGTGCATCTTGACGAAGAAACTCTGTTGACCGAGAATTCTATTTttggaatattaaattttatattggaTGGAAAACATCAGTTCGGACAAGGATTAATTACATACGCGAACGAAGATGTTGTCAATTGGATTACTACGTTAGCCGACAGCTTTCGAGTAGCGGACGACATGGGAAAATTAAGGCTACAATTCACAATGTTTAATAAGCCATACTTCAGTATGAAAGGTTCTTATGTTGTTACTCAG ATGGTGGCGGAAAGGAATGTTTCTTTTAACAATGGATTGGACGGATCCGTCGCGGAGGACTGCTTTTTTGCGATGAAAGCATTTACCCAAGGTTACACGTTTAATTTCGTGGAAGGTGAAATGTGGGAAAAATCGCCGTTCACGTTATGGGACTTTGTACAACAAAGAAAACGGTGGCTACAAGGTATATTGCTCGTTGTACATTCCAAAGCTATTCCATTCAGTAAAAAAGTACTGCTAGGCATATCTTGTTACTCGTGGGTAACATTGCCTTTGACTACTTCGAACGTGATATTAGCTGGAATTTATCCCATTACTTGTCCGGCAATTGTAAATTTTCTATGTGCCTTTATCGCAGCGgtgaatatttatatgtatatttttggtGTAGTTAAGTCATTTTCTTTGCATCGATTTGGTATTATTCGATTTGTATTATGCATATGCGGAGCATTATCAACTATTCCTTTCAATTTAGTCATTGAGAATATTGCTGTCATATGGGGTTTATTTGGGAAGAAACACAAATTTTATGTTGTTAACAAACAATTATAA